GCGGAGGAGCTGTACGAGCGCCCGCGGACGCTGTTCGTCGCCCGATTCATCGGGGAGTCGACCGTGCTGCGCGGCCCGGTCGAGCACGACGGCGGCAGACCCCTCATCGGCTGCTGCGGTCGCCGCCTGAGGGGCGAGGGCACGCTGCCGGAGGGCGCGCGTACCGCCGCACTGGTCATCCGGCCCGAACGCATCACGGTGCGCGAAGCCGGCCAGGACCCCACGGGATCGCACGACTGCGCGCTCCCGGCCACCGTCACCGGAGTGATCTACCTGGGATCCGGCCGCAAACTCGAACTGCGCCTGCCCGACGGCACGTCCGCGCTGGCCCGCGAACAGGCCGGCCGGCTCAGCGGCGCCGGCATCGGTGACGAGGTGACCCTGACGTGGAGCGCACGGGACGCCGTGCTCCTCGCCGACGATTCGACATCTGAGGAGATGCACACGTGAACCTGCTACCCGGCGCCGCCGAGCTGCGTGCCGTCCCCCGTTCGAAGGAGTTCCGCAACGGCGGGGTGTCCTTCTGGTACCGGCAGACGGGGATCCCCGAGCGGCGCGCTCCCCTGGCGGGCTCCGCGGCCTACGACGTCTGCATCGTCGGCGGCGGTTACACCGGCCTGTGGACCGCCTACTACCTCAAGCAGGAGCGTCCCGACCTGCGAATCGCCGTCGTGGAACGCGAATTCGCCGGATTCGGTGCGTCCGGGCGCAACGGCGGCTGGCTGTCGGCGGAGTTCGCCGGATCCCGGCGGCGCCACGCGCGGTCCCGCGGCCGTCAGGCGATGGTGGACCTGCAGCGGGCCATGTTCGCCGGTGTCGACGAGGTCATCGACGTGGCCGCGCGTGAAGGGATCGACGCCGACATCGTCAAGGGCGGGCTCATCCACGTCGCGACCAACCCCGCGCAGCGAGCCCGGCTGCTCGCCGAGACCGAGGACCTGCGCCAGTGGGGATTCGGCCCCGATGACCTGCGGAACCTCGACCGGGACGAATGGGAGGGCCGGATCCGCGTAGCAGGGGCACTGGCCGCGACCTACACGCCGCACTGCGCGCGCATCCAGCCGGCCAAGCTCGCGATCGGGTTGGCACGTACGGTGGCCGGCCTCGGGGTCGACATCTTCGAGGGCACCGCGGTCTCCGAAATCCGTCCGCGGACGGGCGGGCGGCCCGCGACGGCCGTCACCGACCGGGGCGACGTGCGCGCCGACTACGTCATCCGGGCGACCGAGGGCTTCACCGCGTCGCTGGCCGGTCAGCGACGCCAGTGGCTTCCGATGAACAGTTCGATGATCGTCACCGAACCGCTCGGCGCCGACGTGTGGAAGCACATCGGCTGGGAGGGCCGCGAGCTGCTCGGCGACGAGGCCCACGCCTACGTTTACGCGCAGCGCACCTCCGACGACCGCATCGCCATCGGCGGCCGGGGAGTGCCCTACCGGTTCGGTTCGGCCACCGACCGGCGCGGCGGGACACAGCCGCAGACGGTCGCCTCCCTGTGGCGGGTCCTGTCGCGCCTGATGCCGGCCGCGGCGCAGGCCCCGGTCCAGCACGCCTGGTGCGGTGTGCTCGGCGTTCCCCGCGACTGGTGTTCGACCACGCACGTGGACCACGAGTCGGGGCTCGGCTGGGCCGGCGGCTACGTCGGGAGCGGGGTCACCACGACGAACCTGGCCGGGCGGACGCTGCGCGATCTGGTGCTGCGCGAGGACACGGAGCTCACCCGGCTGCCCTGGGTCGGCCGCCGGGTCCGCAACTGGGAGCCGGAGCCGCTGCGCTGGACGGGCGTGCAACTCATCTACCACCTGTTCCGTACCGCCGACCGGCGGGAGAACGACCACGTGGCCGCGACCTCGGCCTACGCGCGAATCGCGCAGATGATCTCCGGTCGCTGACCGCCTGGTCCATCCGCTTCTCCGCCGATCCCGGCCTTCTCACATCCCGGAACCGTGAGTGGTTCCGGCGTCGAAGAGGTCAGAGGGCCCCGTGAGAACGGCGCCGCCCCCACCCCGTTGCGGGGTGGGGGCGGCGGTGTCGGCATCGCTACGGATCCGCCGGTCGCGCCGTGGCGCGCGGCGTCCCGGTTACAGTCCCCGGACCTGCTCGGCCTGCGGACCCTTGGGGCCCTGCGTGACGTCGAACTCGACGCGCTGGTTCTCGTCGAGGTTGCGGAAGCCGGAGCCGGCGATGTTGCTGTAGTGCACGAAGACGTCCGGGCCGCCCTCATCCTGACTGATGAAGCCGAAGCCCTTCTCCCCGTTGAACCACTTGACGGTTCCCTGAGCCATATCTGTCTCCTGACAGGTTGACGGTGTGCGGACCCGCGGTCGCGGGCCCCTCGATCGCACTCGAACTGCGGCGCGTCCCACCATCACTGGCCAGACAACCGCCCGCGTCGACTTCCGCGAGCGTCAAACACATACACAGAAACCTACGATCGTTCGGTACAACAACGTCCCCCACGAGATATTCCCCTTCCCGCCGAACTTCGAGGGGCGCCGTCGCATCCTCACCGCCGCTGAAGGACCGTCCTCCAGCGGAGAAGGGGCTTTCCGCGCCCGTCCAGACACGCCCGTCCATCCGCCGGAGCAGCGCGGGCGGAAAGCCCCTCCGGGCAGTCCGACCAGGGCGAACGAGCCCGGTTCGTACTGGTCACCATCGTTGACCGCGCGTGACGCCGGGTGTGTACTGCAAAAAGTGGGGACCTCGTCGTGAGGAGCGTCCAATGCTTTTGACAATGCATGAGCGCGAGCGGTTGATGATCTATACCGCGGCCAAGCTCGCCGCCGAACGCAGGGACCGCGGTGTCAAGCTCAACCTTCCCGAGGCCACGGCGCTGATCACGTCGTTCCTGCTCGAGGGCGCACGGGACGGACGTACGGTCGCCGATCTCATGGACGCCGGTCGCGACGTGCTCGGTCGCGACGATGTGATGGAAGGGGTTCCGGAACTGCTGGGGCTGCTCCAAGTCGAAGCGACATTTCCGGACGGCACCAAACTGATCACCGTCACGGCACCGATCTCATGACTCGCCGCAGTGAGCACCCCAGCGACGACCCGGGTCGCAAGCGGTCCCGACGGCATGAGCTCGACAAGCACCCGGCCAGTGGATCGAACAACCCGAGCCTGCCGCGGCGTCCGGGGACCGGGGAGCGGCAGGCGGAGCGGCGGCACTACACCGGTCACGAGCCTTACCTCGAGGAGCCGCTGATTCCCGGCGAGATCCTCTACGGCGACGATCCGGTCGCGATCAACTCGGGGAAGGACGCCATCACCCTGCGTGTGGAGAATACGGCCGACCGGCCGGTCCAGATCGGCTCCCACTTCCACTTCGCCGAGGTCAACACCGCCCTGGACTTCGACAGGGACGCCGCTTGGGGCCGACGGCTGAACGTGCTGTCCGGTGGGTCGATGCGCTTCGAACCCGGGGCCGTCGAGCAGGTCGAACTGATCCCGATCGGCGGTCGGCGGATCGTGGCCGGATTGCGCGGGCTGTGCGGAGGCAACCTCGATGGTTGAGATCAACCGAGCGGAGTACGCCGCTTCTTTCGGCCCGACCACCGGGGACCGGATCAGGTTGGCGGACACCAATCTGTTCATCCAGGTCACCGACGACCTCTGCGGCGGTGGGGACGAGGCGATCTTCGGCGGCGGGAAGTCGGTGCGCGAGTCGATGGGCCAATCGCGCGCGACCCGCGCGGAGGGCACACCGGACCTGGTGATCACCGGTGCCGTGGTGCTGGACCACTGGGGCGTGATCAAAGCCGATGTCGGGATCCGGGACGGCCGGATCGCGGCGCTGGGCAAGGCCGGCAACCCCGAGACCATGGACGGAGTGCATCCCGATCTGGTGATCGGACCGTCCACGGAGGTGGCGGCCGGAAACGGACTGATCCTCACGGCCGGGGCGATCGACAGCCACGTGCACTTCGTCAGTCCGGACATGTTCGAGATCGCTCTCGGCACGGGGACGACCACTGTGGTGGGCGGTGGCACCGGTCCGACCGAGGGATCCAAGGCCACGCTGGCCACCCCGGGCGCATGGTGGATGAGGCAGATGCTGGAGTCCTTCGATCCCTGGCCGGTCAATGTGCTGTTCCTGGGGCGCGGCAACACCGTGTCCCACGAGGCCCTCTGGGAGCAGCTGCGCGGCGGCGCGGGCGGGCTCAAGGTCCATGAGGACTGGGGCGCCACTCCTGCCGTGGTCGATGCCTCGCTGACGGTCGCCGACGAGTCCGGCGTGCAGGTGGCCATCCACAGCGACACCCTCAATGAGGCCGGATTCGTGGAGACCCTGCTCGCGGCGGTGAAAGGACGGACCTTCCACGCCTACCACACCGAGGGGGCCGGCGGCGGCCACGCGCCCGACATCATCAAGATCGCCGGTGAGCGGTACGTGCTGCCGGCCTCGACCAATCCGACGCGGCCGTTCACCCACAACACGATCGCCGAACACCTGGACATGGTGATGACCGCTCATCACCTCAATCCGCAGGTTCCCAACGATCTGGCGTTCGCGGAGAGCCGGGTGCGCGCGGGCACGATCGCGGCGGAGGACGTGCTGCAGGATCTCGGCGCACTGTCGATCATGTCCTCGGACGCGCAGGCGATGGGCCGGATCGGGGAGGTCGTGCTCCGGACCTGGCAGACCGCCCACCAGATGAAGCTGGTACGCGGCTCTCTGCCGGGAGACGGACCGGCCGACAACCACCGGGCCCGGCGCTACGTCGCGAAGTACACCATCTGCCCGGCGATCGCCCACGGCCTGGAGCACGAGATCGGCTCGGTCGAGCCTGGCAAGATGGCCGACCTGGTGCTGTGGCAGCCGGGCCTGTTCGGGATCCGGCCCATGACGGTGTTCAAGGGCGGAATGGCCGCGGTCGCCGCCCTCGGTGACCCGAACGCCGCCATACCCACTCCACAGCCCGTGTTCCCCCGGCTCGGATTCAACGCCTCGAGCCCGACCGCCGCATCCACCAGCGTCGCCTTCGTCGCACCCGCGGCCATCGAGGACGGCCTGGCCGATCGGCTCGCGACCCGCCGCAGGCTGGTCGCGGTGGCCGACGTCCGGGGGCGCGGCAAGGAGGACCTGCCCGAGAACACGGCGACGCCCCGCATCGAGGTCGACCCGGACACCTTCAGCGTGCACGTGGACGGCGAGCTGATCGAGCACGATCCGGCCACCGAGCTGCCCATGGCGCAGCGCTACTTCCTGTTCTGATGGCGCCCGATCCCGCCCGCAGCGACGACCGTCCCATCGACGGCGGACAGCCCACGCCGCCGGCGCTGCTGCTGCTCGCCGACGGACGATTCCCCTCCGGCGGCCACGCCCATTCCGGCGGCCTCGAAGCCGCGGCCGGAATGGAGGGCGTGCACGGCATCGCGGCCCTGGAGCTGTTCCTGCGCGGACGGCTCGACACCGTCGGCGTGGTCGCGGCGGCATTCGCCGCGGCGGCCTGCGCCGCGTTCCGGGAGGCCGTCTCCCGGTCCGACACCACCGCCGGCCTCGACGGGGACAGCCGGCAGAGCGGTCCAGCGGACACGAGGACCACGATCGAACAGTTGGACCTCGAGTTCGATGCCCGCTGCCCATCGCCGGTACTGCGAACCACCTCGCGCCGGTTGGGCAGGCAACTGCTGCGAGCGGGGCGGGCGGCCTGGCCCCACCCCGTTCTCGACGCGCCGGCGTCCTCCCCCGGACGCGGTCCTCACCAGCCGGTCGCGTTGGGCGCGGTGGCCGCCGCGGCACGACTTCAGCCCGATGCCGCCGCGCTGGCAGCCGCCCACGACGCCGTCACCGGACCCGCGACGGCAGCCGTGCGCCTGCTTTCGCTGAACCCGTTCACCGTGCACGCCGTGCTCGCGCGACTGGGGTCGCAGGTGCACGCGGTCGCCGCCGACGGCGCCCGGTACGCCGGAACCGCACCGGCGGACCTGCCGGCCCGCGCCGGGCCGCTCCTCGATGTTTCCGCCGAGCACCACGCCACTTGGGAGGTACGTCTCTTTGCGTCCTGAACACATGGACCACGTCCACAACGACAAGCAGTCCCACAGCCACGCCGATACGGCGGGGACTCTGCCGCGTTCGGCCGACCACGCCCTGCGGGTCGGCATCGGCGGCCCCGTCGGATCCGGCAAGACCGCGCTGGTCGCAGCACTGTGCCGCAGCCTCAGCACGAAGCTCGGACTGGCCGTGGTGACCAATGACATCTACACCACCGAGGACGCCGACTTCCTGCTGCGCAACGGGGTGCTCTCCGCCGAGCGGGTGCGGGCGGTCGAGACCGGAGCCTGCCCCCACACGGCGATCCGGGACGACATCTCCGCCAATCTCGAGGCCGTCGAGGACCTCGAAGACAGCCTGCCGCCGCTGGACCTCATCCTCATCGAGAGCGGCGGGGACAACCTGACGGCGACGTTCAGCCGCGGACTCGTCCACCACCAGATCTTCGTCATCGACGTCGCCGGCGGCGACAAGGTGCCACGCAAGGGCGGTCCCGGCGTCACCGGGGCGGACCTGCTGGTCATCAACAAGACCGACCTCGCGTCACAGGTCAACGCGGATCTCGACGTCATGCGGCGCGACGCCTACGCCAAACGCGGCGGGCTGCCCGTGCTGTTCACGTCACTGACCCGGGATCCCGCCGCGACGGACGTCGCCATGTGGGTGCGGGACCGCCTCGCCGTACCCACCGGCTGATGCGGGCCTCCGCACGGCTGGCCGTCGAACGCCGTTCCGGTCCCACCGGCCGGACCCGGATCAGCCGGCTGCGTTCGGACGCGCCGTTGATCCTACGGCCCACCAACCCGGTGCGTCCGGAGCCGATGCAGCGTTGGAACATCCAAGGCCCGGGAACCACCCGGGTCTCACTCGCCGCCGGGGCGGCGGGGCCGATCGGCGGAGACCACCTGCGCCTCGACATCGAGGTCGGACCGGGCGCGGCCCTGATCCTGCGCACCGTCGCCGCGTCGCTGCTGCTGCCGGGGCCACACGGACGCCCGTCATCCAGCGAGGTCGCCGCGAGGGTCGCGGCCGGCGGGACCCTGGTCTGGCTGCCCGAACCGGTCATCGCCGCCCGCGGCTGTGATCACCGCGCCGCGACCCGCATAAGTCTGGAACCGGGCGCGCGTCTACTGCTCCGAGAGGAGTTGCTGCTCGGCCGGCACGGTGAGCAACCGGGTACCGTCCACCAGCGGCTGCGGGTCACCGTCGGAGACGGGCCACTGCATGACCAGGAGCTCCATCTGGGGCCACGCGCCCCGGGCTGGGACGGCCCGGCCGTCACCGGTGGCCGGCGGGCACTGGGCTCCCTGCTCCTCGTCGATCCCGACGGGGCACCACCCATCGCGGACCGGCTGCCTCGCGCCGGCGTCGACGCCTCGGGAGCCGCTGCTTCCGGCGCCGCCCTGATGCCGCTCACCGGGCCCGCCGTACTGCTCACCGCGCTCGCGGACGAGGCTCTCACCCTCCGCCGACAGATCGACTCCGCCCTGGCGGTCCTCGATCACGCTCCGCCGCCGGCCGGGGCAACGGTCGGCGCGGGCACCCGGTCGATGCCGCGGTCACGCGGTCAAGCGCACGCGGCCGCCATGGGACGGGGGCAGCCGGGCAAGTTCTCGTAGAACGCGATGACGACCCAGTCGTCGGAGCCCTGAGCATTCACGGCGCCCATGGTGTCCGGCGATCGCCGGCTCCCGCTCGTCGATGTCCATGACGATGGAGTACGCCGAGCGGAACCGGTCGTCGGCGGCGGCTTCGGGGGCGATGTGCCGGCAGATGCCGTCCGGGAAGGAGCAGTGGTCGGCGAGCGTGGCGCGGACGTCGTCGGTGGTGGCGTCGCGGTGCGCCAGCGCGTCCTCCAGCAGCCGCAGGCCGATGCGGGCCGGGTTCATCCGATCGGGGGCCGGCGCGCAGCCACTACGGCCCGCCCGCGCTCCCCTCAGGCCGGGGAAGGGGTTCTCCCCGCCCCTTCCGCTCCGTGATCAGGGTGTACTCCTCGGGCCGCCGGTGGGCTTCGAAGTCGAAGACTCCGCTGCGGTACGGTGCGGCCATGTCCAGGTCGATGTCGCAGTAGACGAGCTCGTCGCCCTCCGTCGAGGCCTTGGCGACGATCTCGCCGGACGGGGCGACGATCGCCGACCCGCCGATGAGGTGCTGCCCGTCCTCGGTCCCCGACTTGCCCGCCGCGGCGACCCAGACGGAGTTCTGGTAGGCCCCCGCCTGCAGCGACAGCAGGTGGGTGAACATCTTGGCGTGCGGCTCCTCCCGCCATCCCGGCACCTCCGTCGGGGTGTTGTAGCCGAGGACCACCAGCTCCGCGCTCTGCAGCGCGAGGACCCGGTACACCTCCGGCCACCGCCGGTCGTTGCACAGGCACATGCCGATCCGGGTACCGGCGGCGGGGAAGACCCCGAGCCCCAGGTCCCCGACCTCGAAGTACCTCTTCTCAAGATGCTGGAACGGCGCACCCTCCCAGCGATCGGCGTGTCCCGGGAGGTGGATCTTGCGGTACCTCCCGCGGATCTCCCCCGCTTCGTCGACGATGACGGAGGTGTTGTGGCGCCGTCCCTCAGGCGTCAGCTCGGCGTAGCCGAGGGAGAAGCCGATGCGGAGATCGCGTGCGCACTCGAAGAGCGCGATGGTCTCCCGGCTCGGCATCGACCTCTCGAAGTACCGGTCCATCGCATCGGTCGACTCCTGCCAGTACCGCGGAAAGAACGTGGTGAGGGCCAGTTCCGGGAACACCACGAAGGACGCCCCCTTGTCCTTGGCCCGCCGCATCAGGTCCACCAGCCGTGCGACCACCGAGCTCCTCGGCTCCGCGGGGCCGATTCCACCGACCTGGGCCACTCCCAATCCGAATCCGCGCGTCATTTCGTCCTCCGTTTTCTCATGGGGTTCCTCGGACCCGCGACGAGAGCGCGTGAGGGCTTCGGGCGCGGGCGTCGGCCTTCCGAGGGGGCGTCAGGGGGCGGCGGGACCGTCGGGTCCCGTGCGCATGCCGGAACGGAGGCGGGTCCACGGGAGCGTGGTGGGGTCCGCCGCCATCGGCCCGGGGGCCACCCCGACCAGGACGCGGCCGGCCATCGGCTGGAAGTCGCCGCGGAAGTGGACGGAGCTCTTCACCACGACGATGTTCTGCGCTTCGGGCTCGATCCCGGCCGCCCGGATCTGGTTCCGGTCCATGATCTGCGCTTTGCGGGAGCTGACCACGACGGACACGTTGCCCGACCGCAGCAGGCACGACGGCCCCACTGCGAGCTCGTTCCCGCGCATCATCGGGCCCTCGAAGACGACCCTGCCGTCGGTCAGCGCGGCCACCTCGAAGGTCCTGCGGAGGGGGGCGTCCCCGTCGACGCCCGAGCCCGGGAACTCCGCCTCGATCCTCCCGCCCGCACCGGCGCGGGCCGCCTGCGCGACGACGTCGGCGTCCCACATCGCCGCCAGTACCGATCCGGGGTGGTCCCGCTCCAGCAGCACCCGCAGCAGCCCCGTGGTCCTCGCGTCCCCGCCGGCCCCCGGGTTGTCCTGGGTGTCGGCGACGACCACCGGGGACACGCCCGACTCCACCGTCCTGATGGCGGTGTCAACGGCCTGCTCCGCGTCCATGACGTCGAGGGCGAACTCGTCCTCCCGCCGCTCGACGAGGTCCCGGAGCCGCTCGACCTCCCGGACCACCGCGTCGGCGTCCTCGCCGTACCCGAACACCGACGGCCCGCAGTCGGGGAAGTCGGCCGCGGGGAAACCGGCCGCGAAGGTGAGCGTCACATCGTCGTCGGGGACGCTCTGGACGTGATCGTAGACCTCCCCGGCGGGTTCCAGGAGGGTGCTGCCGGAATTGATCGGGACCAGGAACGGGATCCTGAGGTGGTGGCCGGTGAGCGCCGCGCCGTCCAGGAGGCGGCGCAGCAGCGACGCCGCCCGCCGCCCCGTCTCGGCCATGTCCACGTGGGGGTAGGTCCGGTAGGCGACCATCGCGTCCGCCTCGTCGAACATCCGCCGGGTCATGTTCGCGTGCAGGTCCAGGCTCACGACGACGGGCACCCGCGGGCCCACCGCCTCGCGGACCCGGCGCAGCACCTCCCCGTCGCCGTCGTCGTGCGACCGCGTCACCATGGCTCCGTGGAGGTCCAGGTACACCGCGTCCGGCCGCAGGTCCCGGCACGCCTCGACGACCTCCCCGCAGATCCTCTCGAACGCCCGGTCCGTCACCGGGGCCGAGGGCGAGGCCGCGCACCAGAGCACCGGCCGGAGGTCGGCCTCCCATCCCCGGGCCTCCTTGATGAACCCGCCGGCCGCGATGTTGACGTCCGCCAGCCCCAGAACGTCCCCGCCGCGGCGCATCCGCGGGAACCCCTCGCCGTTGACGAAG
This sequence is a window from Spinactinospora alkalitolerans. Protein-coding genes within it:
- a CDS encoding NAD(P)/FAD-dependent oxidoreductase, translated to MNLLPGAAELRAVPRSKEFRNGGVSFWYRQTGIPERRAPLAGSAAYDVCIVGGGYTGLWTAYYLKQERPDLRIAVVEREFAGFGASGRNGGWLSAEFAGSRRRHARSRGRQAMVDLQRAMFAGVDEVIDVAAREGIDADIVKGGLIHVATNPAQRARLLAETEDLRQWGFGPDDLRNLDRDEWEGRIRVAGALAATYTPHCARIQPAKLAIGLARTVAGLGVDIFEGTAVSEIRPRTGGRPATAVTDRGDVRADYVIRATEGFTASLAGQRRQWLPMNSSMIVTEPLGADVWKHIGWEGRELLGDEAHAYVYAQRTSDDRIAIGGRGVPYRFGSATDRRGGTQPQTVASLWRVLSRLMPAAAQAPVQHAWCGVLGVPRDWCSTTHVDHESGLGWAGGYVGSGVTTTNLAGRTLRDLVLREDTELTRLPWVGRRVRNWEPEPLRWTGVQLIYHLFRTADRRENDHVAATSAYARIAQMISGR
- a CDS encoding cold-shock protein: MAQGTVKWFNGEKGFGFISQDEGGPDVFVHYSNIAGSGFRNLDENQRVEFDVTQGPKGPQAEQVRGL
- a CDS encoding urease subunit gamma; this encodes MLLTMHERERLMIYTAAKLAAERRDRGVKLNLPEATALITSFLLEGARDGRTVADLMDAGRDVLGRDDVMEGVPELLGLLQVEATFPDGTKLITVTAPIS
- a CDS encoding urease subunit beta, with product MTRRSEHPSDDPGRKRSRRHELDKHPASGSNNPSLPRRPGTGERQAERRHYTGHEPYLEEPLIPGEILYGDDPVAINSGKDAITLRVENTADRPVQIGSHFHFAEVNTALDFDRDAAWGRRLNVLSGGSMRFEPGAVEQVELIPIGGRRIVAGLRGLCGGNLDG
- a CDS encoding urease subunit alpha, whose amino-acid sequence is MVEINRAEYAASFGPTTGDRIRLADTNLFIQVTDDLCGGGDEAIFGGGKSVRESMGQSRATRAEGTPDLVITGAVVLDHWGVIKADVGIRDGRIAALGKAGNPETMDGVHPDLVIGPSTEVAAGNGLILTAGAIDSHVHFVSPDMFEIALGTGTTTVVGGGTGPTEGSKATLATPGAWWMRQMLESFDPWPVNVLFLGRGNTVSHEALWEQLRGGAGGLKVHEDWGATPAVVDASLTVADESGVQVAIHSDTLNEAGFVETLLAAVKGRTFHAYHTEGAGGGHAPDIIKIAGERYVLPASTNPTRPFTHNTIAEHLDMVMTAHHLNPQVPNDLAFAESRVRAGTIAAEDVLQDLGALSIMSSDAQAMGRIGEVVLRTWQTAHQMKLVRGSLPGDGPADNHRARRYVAKYTICPAIAHGLEHEIGSVEPGKMADLVLWQPGLFGIRPMTVFKGGMAAVAALGDPNAAIPTPQPVFPRLGFNASSPTAASTSVAFVAPAAIEDGLADRLATRRRLVAVADVRGRGKEDLPENTATPRIEVDPDTFSVHVDGELIEHDPATELPMAQRYFLF
- a CDS encoding urease accessory protein UreF; the encoded protein is MAPDPARSDDRPIDGGQPTPPALLLLADGRFPSGGHAHSGGLEAAAGMEGVHGIAALELFLRGRLDTVGVVAAAFAAAACAAFREAVSRSDTTAGLDGDSRQSGPADTRTTIEQLDLEFDARCPSPVLRTTSRRLGRQLLRAGRAAWPHPVLDAPASSPGRGPHQPVALGAVAAAARLQPDAAALAAAHDAVTGPATAAVRLLSLNPFTVHAVLARLGSQVHAVAADGARYAGTAPADLPARAGPLLDVSAEHHATWEVRLFAS
- the ureG gene encoding urease accessory protein UreG; translation: MDHVHNDKQSHSHADTAGTLPRSADHALRVGIGGPVGSGKTALVAALCRSLSTKLGLAVVTNDIYTTEDADFLLRNGVLSAERVRAVETGACPHTAIRDDISANLEAVEDLEDSLPPLDLILIESGGDNLTATFSRGLVHHQIFVIDVAGGDKVPRKGGPGVTGADLLVINKTDLASQVNADLDVMRRDAYAKRGGLPVLFTSLTRDPAATDVAMWVRDRLAVPTG
- a CDS encoding urease accessory protein UreD — its product is MRASARLAVERRSGPTGRTRISRLRSDAPLILRPTNPVRPEPMQRWNIQGPGTTRVSLAAGAAGPIGGDHLRLDIEVGPGAALILRTVAASLLLPGPHGRPSSSEVAARVAAGGTLVWLPEPVIAARGCDHRAATRISLEPGARLLLREELLLGRHGEQPGTVHQRLRVTVGDGPLHDQELHLGPRAPGWDGPAVTGGRRALGSLLLVDPDGAPPIADRLPRAGVDASGAAASGAALMPLTGPAVLLTALADEALTLRRQIDSALAVLDHAPPPAGATVGAGTRSMPRSRGQAHAAAMGRGQPGKFS
- a CDS encoding N-carbamoyl-D-amino-acid hydrolase; this encodes MTRGFGLGVAQVGGIGPAEPRSSVVARLVDLMRRAKDKGASFVVFPELALTTFFPRYWQESTDAMDRYFERSMPSRETIALFECARDLRIGFSLGYAELTPEGRRHNTSVIVDEAGEIRGRYRKIHLPGHADRWEGAPFQHLEKRYFEVGDLGLGVFPAAGTRIGMCLCNDRRWPEVYRVLALQSAELVVLGYNTPTEVPGWREEPHAKMFTHLLSLQAGAYQNSVWVAAAGKSGTEDGQHLIGGSAIVAPSGEIVAKASTEGDELVYCDIDLDMAAPYRSGVFDFEAHRRPEEYTLITERKGRGEPLPRPEGSAGGP
- a CDS encoding M81 family metallopeptidase; translation: MAPRIVIAGFLHETNTFAATPADYENFVNGEGFPRMRRGGDVLGLADVNIAAGGFIKEARGWEADLRPVLWCAASPSAPVTDRAFERICGEVVEACRDLRPDAVYLDLHGAMVTRSHDDGDGEVLRRVREAVGPRVPVVVSLDLHANMTRRMFDEADAMVAYRTYPHVDMAETGRRAASLLRRLLDGAALTGHHLRIPFLVPINSGSTLLEPAGEVYDHVQSVPDDDVTLTFAAGFPAADFPDCGPSVFGYGEDADAVVREVERLRDLVERREDEFALDVMDAEQAVDTAIRTVESGVSPVVVADTQDNPGAGGDARTTGLLRVLLERDHPGSVLAAMWDADVVAQAARAGAGGRIEAEFPGSGVDGDAPLRRTFEVAALTDGRVVFEGPMMRGNELAVGPSCLLRSGNVSVVVSSRKAQIMDRNQIRAAGIEPEAQNIVVVKSSVHFRGDFQPMAGRVLVGVAPGPMAADPTTLPWTRLRSGMRTGPDGPAAP